A single region of the Fusarium fujikuroi IMI 58289 draft genome, chromosome FFUJ_chr05 genome encodes:
- a CDS encoding probable SnodProt1 PRECURSOR yields the protein MKLSGVLSALALTSAVSATTVSYDTGYDDKSRPMTAVSCSDGKNGLITKYGWKTQGNVPTKYVGGVNIIEGWNSANCGGCYRLEYKGKKINVLAIDHAASGFNIGLDAMNALTNGQAVKLGRINAQVYHAKPSDCGLKN from the exons ATGAAGCTGTCCGGTGTCCTCTCTGCTCTTGCTCTTACCTCCGCCGTCTCGGCCACCACTG TCTCCTACGACACTGGCTACGATGACAAGTCCCGCCCCATGACCGCTGTCTCTTGCTCTGATGGCAAGAATggtctcatcaccaagtATGGCTGGAAGACTCAGGGCAACGTCCCTACCAAGTACGTCGGTGgtgtcaacatcatcgaggGCTGGAACTCTGCCAACTGCGGTGGCTGCTACCGCCTCGAgtacaagggcaagaagatcaacgTCCTCGCTATCGACCACGCTGCCTCTGGCTTCAacattggccttgatgccatGAACGCCCTCACAAATGGCCAGGCTGTCAAGCTCGGCCGCATCAACGCCCAGGTTTACCACGCCAAGCCTTCTGACTGCGGTCTCAAGAACTAA